The Polaribacter sp. Q13 sequence TCTTCTGTCTTTCCAAACTACAATTCTGTAATCATCAGTTCTCATAGCGTAGCCCATTACAAACTGCTCAAAAGTTTTTCTATTCCATTTATCTCCCATTTGAGCTTTAATTTTATTCTCTATTTTTACAATTAAAGGCTTAAAAAAACTAGTTCTAAAAGGAGGTGTAAATGGTCTTGCTGCCCATTCTCTTAAAGCAGGTGTTGGAAATAAACTAAAAGCAGGTTTTTGAGATTTGCTACTTGGTCTTTTTAAGATTGGCACTAAACTTTTACCTTCTAAATTACTAGGTATTGATAAACCAGCTAAATCACATAGCGTAGGGTATAAATCAATTAACTCAACCAAAGCATTTGCTTTTTGGCCTTTTGTTTTATCAGTTACTCCAGGTGCAGAAATAATAAAAGGTACTCTGGTAGCTATTTCGTAATTAGTTGCTTTACCCCAATATCCCATTTCTCCAAGATTAAACCCATGATCAGACCAAAAAACAATAATGGTGTTTTCATATTCTCCAGAATCTTTTAAGGCTTGAATCATTTTACCTACCTGAGCATCTACATAACTAATACAAGCATAATAACCATGACGTAATTTTTTTTGTAAAGGGATGCTAAAATCTCCAGTTTTAGGCATATCTGCAGAAACACGGACTTCTAAAGATTCAGATAAGCCCATCGCAGCACCATCTTTTGGAGGAGTTACTTGTGTAGCGATTGGTATATCCGCTTCATTATACATATCCCAATATTTTTTTGGAGCAATAAAATCTAAATGAGGTTTTTTAAATCCTAAAGCTAAAAACCATGGTTTGTCATCTTTTTTAACCAGATCTTTTAAGGTTGCAATTGCTGAAAGCGTATTATATCCATCTTCATAAGTTTCATCTGGTACATCTGCATTTTCTGTAACAGGACCTTTTGCTAGCCAATTCTCACGAATCATTTTTTCTCCATACTTAGCGTCTAAAGCTATTTTATTTTTTAAATACATTAATTGACTTTCAGGAAGTGCATAACCACCAGAAGTTTTTGGCACATTTGCATTTACCTTTACTTTTATAGGTTTTCTACTCCAAGACATTTCATCGTCTGTATATTGACCATGAAATACTTTTCCAAGATATACCGTTTCATATCCATTTTCTTTAAAATGTTGAGGTAAAGTTACAATACCAGGTCTGTTGGCTCTAAAATCTTGAAATAAATCGATAACGTTAATCGTTTCTGGACGAGCACCTGTTAGAATACTTGCTCTAGAAGGACCACAAATAGCTTGTTGTACATAGGCTTTATTAAATTGAATACCTTCACTAGCCAACTTGTCTATGTTCGGTGATAAAACAACATTAGAACCATAAGTTCCAAGTTCTGCCTTTAAATCATCAACAGCGATAAATAAGACATTTGGTTGTTTTTTCTTTTGAGCGAATCCCGTAAAGGAAACGAAGACGGATAATAAAAAAATACTTAATAAAAATTTGGTTTTCATCATGGAAATGTTTGAACAATTCATAGTATATATTAAAATAGTAATTAGAGTATAAATTTTAAAAAAAAGGATGGTAAAAACTTCTTTAATATTACCTTAATATATAGGTATTTTACCCTCATTTAATTGGTGTAAAAATTAAGTTATTCACATAAAAAAATATTTTTTTTATGGAATTATAAATACAATATGCATTTATTTCACATACATATAATTTTTATAGTGTTTTTTGATAAAATAAATCAACGTATTTATTTGTATTTAATTGATTTTTAGAGGTTTTTATAATTAGCTATTTATGTTAAATGTTAAAATAAAGTTAACGTGCGCAAGTTTTTAAAAAGAGTGACATCTAAACTTTTATAAACTTAATAAATAGATTTAGGATGAAAAAATCAACAAATAAAATTTTAGCAGTTATAATCGTTTCTTTAGGATTGTCTGCATCCACTTTTGCACAGGCAGGTAATTCTGATGAGCGTCCAAAAGGACCTCCAACTTTTAAGCAACTTCTTAAAGATTTGGATGCAAATGAAGATGGTAAAATTTCTTTAAAAGAAGTTAAAGGGCCTTTAGCAAAAGATTTTAAAAAAATTGATACAGATGAAGATGGTTTTTTATCAGAAAAAGAAATAAAAAATGCACCGAAACCAGAAAGAAAACAAAGACCAAGAAATTAAAAATAAAAATCAATCAATTATGAAAAATTTTAAAACTCAACTGTTCTCATTATTTATTATACTCATTATTTTTTCGTGTACGAGTGATGATGTTGCGGATGTTACAGATGTTGTAGAAGAAGATGATACTGAAGTTGCTATAGTAATAGATGATACAGATTTTGAAGCTACAGATTGGACTAGCGAAACACATAGTAAAGATGTAGATCCTAATCTAGAGGAAGTGTTTGAAGATAATACGGTAAAAAGATTAGATCTTGTAATTACGGAAGAAAGATGGCAAACAATGTTAGATGATATGACAAATCTTTATGGAACATTTGGAGGGACTTCTACAGGTGCTGGAGGACCTGGAGCAGGTGGTCCAGGTGGTGCTACTGCAGGTATAGATGAAGACCCAATTTTTGTACCCGGAGAAGTTTTTTACGAAGGCAAAGAATGGTATCGTGTAGGTTTGCGTTTTAAGGGGAATTCTAGTTTAAAATCTAGCTGGGAAGCAGGTATTTTAAAATTATCATTCAAATTAGATTTTGATGAATTTGAAGATGATTATCCGCAGATAAAAAATCAACGTTTTTACGGAATTAAAAAGCTAAGTCTTAAAAACAATTATAATGATGCTTCTATGTTACGAGAAAAAGTAGCAGCAGATGTGTTTAGAAATGCTGGTTTAGCAGCATCTCACACCGCTTTTTATACGGTTTATGTAGATCATGGAGATGGACCTCAATATTTTGGATTGTACACTTTGGTAGAAGAAGTAGATGGTTCTGTGTTAGACACTCAATTTTCTGATGATAACGGAAATTTATACAAACCAGATGGTGATGCAGCTACTTTTGCAAGCGGTACTTTTGATGAAGATGAATATGTAAAGAAAAATAACGAGGATGAAGCCGATTTCTCTGATGTACAAAGCTTGTTAACTGTTTTACATGATGGAACTAGAACTACAGACCCTGCAGCTTGGAGAGCAAGTTTAGATGCCGTTTTTGATACAGATGTATTCTTAAAATATTTAGCAGTAAATACCGTTATTCAAAATTGGGATACTTATGGTAGAATGACACATAATTACTTCTTATATAATGATCCTGATACTAGTAAATTAACTTGGATTCCTTGGGATAATAATGAAGCTTTAGAAACTGGAAATGGACAAGGTGCTTTGTCTTTAAATTTCTCTGAATTAAATGCTGCACAATGGCCAATTATAGGGTATTTATATCAAGATGATGTTTACAAAGCAAAATATGATGCGTATGTAAAAGAAGTTGTAGAGAATTCATTTGAAGAAAGTACAATGCAAGCATTGTATACAAGCTATGCGGCTTTAGTGGAGGAATATGCAAATGCAGAAGTATCTGGCTATACTTTTTTAAGTAACAGTTCAAGTTTTCAGTCTGCTATTAGTCAATTAAAAAGTCATGTTAGCTCTAGAAAAGCAGCAGTAGAAAGTTATTTAGATTAAATAAAAAAGTATTTGAATTTGGTTAATAATGAAAAGCTTCGTGAGCAATTGCGAGGCTTTTTTATGTTAAATCAACAACCTAGATAAGGATAGCTAGTATGCAGCCAAAACAAATACTTTTCATTTCGAATCAAGCCTCGGTGAATTAAACCTTGGCTATCACACTGCGATTAAAGTTAAAAAACGCAAGTTTTTATCAAATAAGACATCTAAACTTTTATAAAACCATTTAAGATGATAAAAAAATATTTTATTCCAATAATAGCGAGCGTTCTTTTATTAGGATGTAAAAGTAAAGTGACAAATAGTGCACTCATTCATAAAGATGAAACAGAAAGTCATACAGATGTAAAAACAGATTATTTTGATTCCTATGTTTTAAGTAGTCCCATTTATGGAACAGAAACAGTAGTAACCGTAAAAGGAGGTGAACGTAAAATGGTAACAAATGCATTGCCAAATCATAGAACGGGAGCTTTTCCAAGAAAAGGAAATCCGAATACAATTTCTGCTCAAGACAAAGCATACACATTTACTTTAAATCCAAAATATACAGGAAAACCGACTTGGGTTAGAGAGCCAGGTATTGCTTTAAATGGTGTAAAATTTGAACCCGGAACCGCAGAAGTGGTGGTTTGTGAAACAGGTGAGAATTATAGAGTAGAAGCTTTTCAAGACAAGATAGATTTAGGTCTCGATTTTAACCATGCACATGTGCAACCTACAGGAGAATATCATTATCATGGTACTCCAACCTCTGTAATTGAAGAGTTTGATGCAGGAAAAGATTTGGTACACGTTGGTTTTGCACATGATGGATTTCCTATTTATTATTCTAAAAGTAGCGTTTATAAACCAAGTTATAAATTATTAGAGGGCACCCGAGAAGGAGAAGATTGTGTTTATACAAATCCTAAGCAAACCATAAAAATGGATGTGAACGATGATCATGATGGAACTTTTGGTTCTGATTTTGAGTATATCGTGGGTTCAGGAGATTTAGATGAATGTAACGGTATTACAATTGACGGTAAGTACATGTATTTAGTAACAAATGAGTTTCCGTATGTAAGCCGTTGTTTAATGGGAGAAGTAAAACAAGAAGAGCGCCGAGGACCATCTAGAAATGGAAATGAAGACAGAAATGGTGGAGCGCGTAAAAACTTTAATGAGTTGTTAGAAATGATGGATACAGACAAAGACGGTAAATTATCTAAAACCGAAGTAAAAGGTCCGTTAAAACTACAGTTTTCTAAAGTTGATACCAATAAAGACGGCTTTTTAACGAAAGAGGAATTGGGAAATGTTGGGCAAAGACGAGAACAAAGATTACTTAAACACAATTAAAAAAAATAAAACGCAAGTTTTGTTTTAATTAAGCATCTAAATATAAAACACTAAAAAACCATTAAAAAATGAAAAACCAATTTATCAAAACCACAATACTTTTAGCAATACTTTTTACAGGAATAGTTTCTTGTAGCTCAGATGCAGATGATAACCTTACGGAAGAAGTAGAAGAAGTAGTGGAACAAGAAGAAACAACAGGTACATTACATAATGCTTTTGCAGAGTTTGATGTAGACGAAACAACAATTTATCTTTCAGGATCAAATGTAGTAATAGAAACTACAGGTTTACCAAATCACAAAACCCCTTATTGGAGCGAAAGTCACCCATTATATATAGCTCCAACAGTTACAAGTGAAGCTCAAATGACACCAACTAGAATTGATACTTCTAATAGAGATAATTCAAGTACTTTAACGGTCTCTCAAAATGCTAGTTTAGCAAGTGCAACAACAGCAACACAATTAGGTGCAATTGGTATTGCTGTAAGTGGTGCTTATCTTTATAATGATCAAGAAGGAAATGGTGCTTTAGATGCTGCAGCAGGAAGTTTAGATTATTCGGGTGCACATATTGGCCCAACAGATTATCACTATCATTTAGAGCCTTTAGCTTTCTCTGATGACGATGATAAATTAAATGGTATTATTTCTGATGGTTTTTTTATCTATGGAAGAAAATGTAATTCTACAGGAACCTATCCTACAGATTTAGATACTTCTGGCGGTCATACAAGTACAACACAACATACAACAATAGCAGAATATCATTATCATATTATTAACGAATTATATACAACAACAGGAAGATATCTTGTTTTTCCTGGCCCATATAAAGGAACACCTAATGCAATTAGATAAATATATTTTTTTAGTATTTATATGTGTTTTTGGTAGTTGTAATAAACAGACTACCAAAAACATATCTATTACGGATACTATAGAAATTGTAAACGTTCTTATTCCCAAAGAACAAGTAATATTGAATCCTCTAAAAGGACAATGGTTTTACAAAGACCAACCTTTTAATGGCTATGCTATTACTTATAATAAGAATGAAGTTTTATCTGAAAAAACTGGTTTTTTTAATGGAAAAAGGCAAGGGGAAATGTTTAAATATTTTGATGATGGAACTATAAAAATGGAAGCACATTATGTTCAAAATAAATTACATGGTTTAAAGTTGCATTATTTTAAAAATGGTAATATTTATTTAGAATCTAATTATGTCAACGGAAAAAAGCATGGAATTCAAAAAACATGGTTTATAAACGGGCAATTAGCAAAACGGAAAAATTTAACAGACGGAAAAGAAAATGGTTTGCAACAAGCTTGGTTGCAAAACGGAAAAATTTACGTTAATTATGAAGCTAAAAATGGAAGAACTTTTGGCTTACAAAGAGCAAATTTATGTTACCAATTAAAAGATGAAAAAGTTGCAGAAAAGAGTAAGTAGATTTTTTTTATTATTGATTATAGTAATATCAATCAGTTGTAAAAATACAAAGAAAGAAACCGTTTTAAGTAGAGTAGATGCTTTGCCTTATTATAACGGAGCTTCTTTTACTCCAAAATGGATAGATGCTAATAGTGATGAATTAAAATCTTTTCACACCATTCCAGAATTTAGTTTAACAGATCAGGATGGAGAAAATATCACTCAGAAAACATTTGAGAATAAAATTTATGTTGCAGATTTTTTCTTTACTACTTGTCCTGGTATTTGTCCAATGATGACAAAAAACATGACACTTGTACAAGATGCTTTTAAAGATGATACTAGTGTTTTAATGTTATCTCATTCAGTAACTCCTTCTATCGATTCTGTAGCGCAATTAAAAAAATATGCAATAGATAAAAATATTGGTGAGAATTGGCATTTGGTTACAGGTGATAAAAAAGAAATTTACGATTTAGGTAGACAGTCTTATTTTGTTGAAGAAGACTTAGGAGAACCAAAAGGAATCGATGATTTTTTACATACGGAGAACTTTATTCTTATCGATAAGCAAAAACACATTAGAGGTATTTATAACGGTTTAAATAAAAATTCTGTAAAACAATTAATTGCTGATATTAAAACGCTGCAATTAGAGCAGTAATTTTTAAAAAGAGTCTGTCTAAAAAAGATAAGCTTGTCATGCTGAACTCGTTTCATTATCTTAAACTACGGAATTTCAATGTTTATAAGAATCTGAAATAAATAATTCAGATTGACAAAAATGCTACTTTTTAGATGACTTCTTTTTTATGCAATAATATTCACTTCAATTTCTAAAGCGATACCAAACTTTTTAAAGATGGTTTCTTTTATTTTTTCAGCAAGCTGATAAATCTCGTTTCCAGTAGCGTTTCCGTAATTTACTAAAACCAAAGCTTGTTTTTCATGCACACCATAATTACCAAAACGTTTTCCTTTAAAGCCAGCTTGTTCTATTAACCAACCTGCCGGAACTTTAACTTCGGTATCCGATATTTTATAACTAGGAATTGTAGGAAAATTCTTTTGTAGCTCTAAAAATTGAGATTTAGCAATTACAGGGTTTTTAAAAAAACTACCGCTATTTCCTATTTCTTTAGGATCTGGAAGCTTCGATTTTCGAATCGCAATTACAGCCTCAGAAATATCTTTTAAAGTGGGGTTTGTAATATTTTTAGATGTTAATTCAGTATTAATGGCTCCATAAGAATAGTTTAAAAGATGGTTGGTTTTTGTCAAATTAAAACTCACCGAAGTAATAATATATTTTCCTTTTACTTCATTTTTAAAAATAGAATTCCTGTAGCCAAAATTACAGTCCTCATTAGAAAACTGAACCAATTTACCAGTTTCAATATCTAGTGCTTCTACTTTTGTAATAGTGTCTTTTACTTCTACACCATAAGCTCCAATATTCTGAATAGGGCAGGTGCCCACATTGCCTGGAATCAAAGATAAGTTTTCTATTCCGCCATAATTTTCAGAAACGCACCACAATACAAAATCGTGCCAATTTTCGCCAGCATTTACAGTAATATAAGCAGCGTTTTCATCTTCATTATCAATAGAAATTCCTTTAATATCTATATGGACCACTAATTTCTCAATATCCTTAGTTAGCAACATATTGCTTCCTCCAGAGATTA is a genomic window containing:
- a CDS encoding sulfatase, producing the protein MMKTKFLLSIFLLSVFVSFTGFAQKKKQPNVLFIAVDDLKAELGTYGSNVVLSPNIDKLASEGIQFNKAYVQQAICGPSRASILTGARPETINVIDLFQDFRANRPGIVTLPQHFKENGYETVYLGKVFHGQYTDDEMSWSRKPIKVKVNANVPKTSGGYALPESQLMYLKNKIALDAKYGEKMIRENWLAKGPVTENADVPDETYEDGYNTLSAIATLKDLVKKDDKPWFLALGFKKPHLDFIAPKKYWDMYNEADIPIATQVTPPKDGAAMGLSESLEVRVSADMPKTGDFSIPLQKKLRHGYYACISYVDAQVGKMIQALKDSGEYENTIIVFWSDHGFNLGEMGYWGKATNYEIATRVPFIISAPGVTDKTKGQKANALVELIDLYPTLCDLAGLSIPSNLEGKSLVPILKRPSSKSQKPAFSLFPTPALREWAARPFTPPFRTSFFKPLIVKIENKIKAQMGDKWNRKTFEQFVMGYAMRTDDYRIVVWKDRRKPKDTPLFIELYDHKNDPNESINIAAQNPEIVKELLKEFNKTY
- a CDS encoding EF-hand domain-containing protein; amino-acid sequence: MKKSTNKILAVIIVSLGLSASTFAQAGNSDERPKGPPTFKQLLKDLDANEDGKISLKEVKGPLAKDFKKIDTDEDGFLSEKEIKNAPKPERKQRPRN
- a CDS encoding CotH kinase family protein — its product is MKNFKTQLFSLFIILIIFSCTSDDVADVTDVVEEDDTEVAIVIDDTDFEATDWTSETHSKDVDPNLEEVFEDNTVKRLDLVITEERWQTMLDDMTNLYGTFGGTSTGAGGPGAGGPGGATAGIDEDPIFVPGEVFYEGKEWYRVGLRFKGNSSLKSSWEAGILKLSFKLDFDEFEDDYPQIKNQRFYGIKKLSLKNNYNDASMLREKVAADVFRNAGLAASHTAFYTVYVDHGDGPQYFGLYTLVEEVDGSVLDTQFSDDNGNLYKPDGDAATFASGTFDEDEYVKKNNEDEADFSDVQSLLTVLHDGTRTTDPAAWRASLDAVFDTDVFLKYLAVNTVIQNWDTYGRMTHNYFLYNDPDTSKLTWIPWDNNEALETGNGQGALSLNFSELNAAQWPIIGYLYQDDVYKAKYDAYVKEVVENSFEESTMQALYTSYAALVEEYANAEVSGYTFLSNSSSFQSAISQLKSHVSSRKAAVESYLD
- a CDS encoding YHYH protein, yielding MIKKYFIPIIASVLLLGCKSKVTNSALIHKDETESHTDVKTDYFDSYVLSSPIYGTETVVTVKGGERKMVTNALPNHRTGAFPRKGNPNTISAQDKAYTFTLNPKYTGKPTWVREPGIALNGVKFEPGTAEVVVCETGENYRVEAFQDKIDLGLDFNHAHVQPTGEYHYHGTPTSVIEEFDAGKDLVHVGFAHDGFPIYYSKSSVYKPSYKLLEGTREGEDCVYTNPKQTIKMDVNDDHDGTFGSDFEYIVGSGDLDECNGITIDGKYMYLVTNEFPYVSRCLMGEVKQEERRGPSRNGNEDRNGGARKNFNELLEMMDTDKDGKLSKTEVKGPLKLQFSKVDTNKDGFLTKEELGNVGQRREQRLLKHN
- a CDS encoding YHYH protein, which gives rise to MKNQFIKTTILLAILFTGIVSCSSDADDNLTEEVEEVVEQEETTGTLHNAFAEFDVDETTIYLSGSNVVIETTGLPNHKTPYWSESHPLYIAPTVTSEAQMTPTRIDTSNRDNSSTLTVSQNASLASATTATQLGAIGIAVSGAYLYNDQEGNGALDAAAGSLDYSGAHIGPTDYHYHLEPLAFSDDDDKLNGIISDGFFIYGRKCNSTGTYPTDLDTSGGHTSTTQHTTIAEYHYHIINELYTTTGRYLVFPGPYKGTPNAIR
- a CDS encoding toxin-antitoxin system YwqK family antitoxin, which translates into the protein MQLDKYIFLVFICVFGSCNKQTTKNISITDTIEIVNVLIPKEQVILNPLKGQWFYKDQPFNGYAITYNKNEVLSEKTGFFNGKRQGEMFKYFDDGTIKMEAHYVQNKLHGLKLHYFKNGNIYLESNYVNGKKHGIQKTWFINGQLAKRKNLTDGKENGLQQAWLQNGKIYVNYEAKNGRTFGLQRANLCYQLKDEKVAEKSK
- a CDS encoding SCO family protein gives rise to the protein MKKLQKRVSRFFLLLIIVISISCKNTKKETVLSRVDALPYYNGASFTPKWIDANSDELKSFHTIPEFSLTDQDGENITQKTFENKIYVADFFFTTCPGICPMMTKNMTLVQDAFKDDTSVLMLSHSVTPSIDSVAQLKKYAIDKNIGENWHLVTGDKKEIYDLGRQSYFVEEDLGEPKGIDDFLHTENFILIDKQKHIRGIYNGLNKNSVKQLIADIKTLQLEQ
- the murB gene encoding UDP-N-acetylmuramate dehydrogenase, producing MNILENTSLKNYNTFGISVNAKRFISIDSVYQLQQLLKVEKDLFLISGGSNMLLTKDIEKLVVHIDIKGISIDNEDENAAYITVNAGENWHDFVLWCVSENYGGIENLSLIPGNVGTCPIQNIGAYGVEVKDTITKVEALDIETGKLVQFSNEDCNFGYRNSIFKNEVKGKYIITSVSFNLTKTNHLLNYSYGAINTELTSKNITNPTLKDISEAVIAIRKSKLPDPKEIGNSGSFFKNPVIAKSQFLELQKNFPTIPSYKISDTEVKVPAGWLIEQAGFKGKRFGNYGVHEKQALVLVNYGNATGNEIYQLAEKIKETIFKKFGIALEIEVNIIA